From Carassius gibelio isolate Cgi1373 ecotype wild population from Czech Republic chromosome B21, carGib1.2-hapl.c, whole genome shotgun sequence, the proteins below share one genomic window:
- the LOC127986212 gene encoding ankyrin repeat domain-containing protein SOWAHB-like, with amino-acid sequence MALTQEAILNTLLEGKGKVKNSELLNKFKEPLNCSDPVEKKHNRDLFKTFVNNIAVVKEFQDAKYIVLKKVYNHLLQEASNDENAPREDCGKDGSHPEEDEKEESTHSHNAEEGRKSEQNAVSRSPSKALDRSAERSPIEITLERSKNVDFKPKQSLHFTVPLKPDLDFSRAAKKEASKPCALPLRMPQIDLGRHNKKPSTESLGEDLQPSPQCKRRTDSVVSAGASPQSQRHFKTPKQADEPKDSHHFQLDPMEHKWLVKSAAGQWNQVYGMLLKDTQLAEKKDFMSGFTALHWAVKCGNLDMVCRIIEVSRKSDHGVDVNGKSNGGYTPLHIAAIHDQRSLIDLLVRIFGANRNIRDNCGKKPYHYLRNGVSRELRELLGDPKAAHPEVHHQARDECDARRHSIGHLFLAHPVGLKKKNKARNQFISVGDDGRERGMSQ; translated from the coding sequence ATGGCTTTGACCCAAGAGGCGATTTTAAACACTCTTTTAGAAGGCAAAGGAAAGGTAAAAAACTCAGAGTTGCTGAACAAGTTCAAAGAGCCACTGAACTGCAGTGATCCAGTGGAGAAGAAACACAACCGAGATCTCTTCAAAACCTTTGTGAACAACATTGCAGTCGTGAAAGAATTCCAGGACGCAAAGTATATCGTCCTTAAGAAAGTGTACAATCATTTACTGCAAGAAGCCTCAAACGATGAAAACGCACCAAGAGAAGATTGCGGTAAAGATGGATCGCACCCAGAAGAAGATGAGAAGGAGGAATCCACTCATTCCCACAATGCAGAAGAAGGTAGGAAGTCTGAACAGAACGCAGTGAGCAGATCTCCGTCGAAGGCTTTAGACCGAAGCGCAGAACGCTCTCCAATAGAGATAACATTGGAAAGAAGCAAGAATGTGGACTTTAAACCTAAACAGTCTTTACATTTCACCGTCCCGCTGAAGCCTGATCTTGATTTCTCAAGAGCCGCCAAGAAAGAAGCAAGCAAACCTTGTGCACTACCTTTACGAATGCCCCAAATAGACTTGGGTCGTCATAACAAGAAGCCTTCCACTGAGAGCTTGGGAGAAGATCTTCAGCCCTCGCCTCAGTGTAAGAGGAGAACAGACAGCGTGGTCAGCGCTGGAGCTTCACCGCAGTCACAGAGACACTTCAAGACCCCTAAACAAGCGGATGAGCCCAAGGACTCGCACCATTTCCAACTTGATCCCATGGAGCACAAGTGGCTGGTGAAGTCTGCGGCTGGACAGTGGAATCAAGTATACGGCATGCTGTTAAAAGACACCCAGCTTGCAGAGAAGAAGGACTTCATGTCTGGGTTCACGGCTCTACACTGGGCGGTCAAGTGTGGAAACCTTGACATGGTGTGTAGGATCATTGAGGTGTCTAGAAAGAGCGATCATGGGGTGGATGTCAATGGAAAGTCCAATGGTGGCTACACACCGCTTCACATCGCTGCCATCCATGATCAACGCTCTCTGATTGACCTTCTAGTCCGTATATTCGGTGCCAATAGGAACATAAGAGACAACTGCGGTAAGAAACCCTACCACTACCTGCGCAACGGGGTCTCCAGAGAGCTGAGGGAGCTTCTCGGAGACCCGAAAGCGGCCCACCCGGAGGTGCATCATCAGGCCAGGGATGAGTGTGATGCACGGAGACACTCTATAGGTCACCTGTTCCTCGCTCATCCGGTGGGGCTCAAGAAAAAGAACAAGGCGAGAAACCAGTTCATCTCGGTCGGTGACGACggcagagagagagggatgagCCAGTGA
- the LOC127986209 gene encoding protein Shroom1, with product MDSYHFHFDRMSNLDLHPLSLPVSRLSPAKSSSSIDQYNHHHSKGDSAYSSFSGGSTVPDYPSPFLLDELQSQNLHCKGKYKPNFLNSDSKSMDHLYRSMETVAQKHHWSSSGFSDNEGPVHTHPLPPPPPPPPARLNSFVTTRNLENSRARQSPEGQLADLSTSQQTSNSEVCGVQAEPVYGRTFSQLNNHIRQDQEDKMLDPPKSTGLLNRFPQQTCQPEHLQQSRSSQSETYRKRSHSAYGRPVSEHQCFVSSCNMPQNMISGSIQHKGPFYFVTGVFKSSEPSVLQGVGDGASVETPSEWSSKAQRRRQSCPDGPSGRLFFQEEHKFSIQNDVEEHPNDKALNSSFKSDISEDVDDQRDMSRETGRHHSTSHPIFFCGPEDNSVGTTMTPAQIKQDHTSHPKKEEPMTKALRNPQLDIPSDKISKEATPLLYHLTGASRVSCTDKFKNNNDCGLEVKNPDSVKDKDKSGNDEQASPSSEYRQSEMSKDKQPNEFFYLCGTLDDSYKKYYKEKLKDAQSKVLRETSFKRRDLQLSQPRRIKQQTDKKLSVEPSGPSLQDKLPNLEAVPMPPLHNPQESSKDLGQEIENAIEKKTEKPQNIAQPQVPRVGSRKRLTADQKKLSHSEPEKLHQLADEPAHVTCHSLGNEEDCLLSEEDHSLVAARRKVFETRGRAQSASTFSRPTLKHLQHKALVAYMERKTGQKAAEPQRPVPQVPSHRDSTAESSRHNSGLSDSKKLHRPLSAGQILDSVSSSVKYSQFITAKHSRQSSWIEESSTAGKSASVESLLDQPEQPKFFRTRSTSNPHAFQVWKHPDKFSAIHNKAISSVQRKIEEDTVVHQSHTASVPDERHVQVRASRGKSMEELGVSRVTRPEVLSKSSEQLDQVQGGQVMPATERRTMSFLAEGRRTHRRIHSSGEHMENCQAGPENPLLTPFVKRVSSGDDEIHRDDNGRKDKEDMALSMPSRSRLEVSKQQDICPQDKTETSVSNQEVSLGHGVTTDPSLWISASVINKTEANYWPSTETPTSAEPQNAPCSPSDKNKTTSITTPPGIQETEASLAPALYREQDGNVKKEDGAVVTEGSCPADKLEWEVLVRDVVSADQSLARILYPITNRKTALMLMEQLLSEDTFLMEEHYRNKQEQRVTNPEEAAHSAEMPVDEKPLNLSSSVNNQSVLSNTDIIDKKRRLMAHIQEHLKCLEEVRSGVQSEEKVNAERGHDLEALVRDRCVSAELERYTQFIEDLERVVSLLLCLSARLARVQNALSTADDSMDAEERQSLDSRHRLLCKQREDAKDLKDNLERRERVVSTFLSKQLTDTQLQEYQRFIQTKASLLIRQKDLDEKRRLGEEQLEALLCSLPPSDSCTWLCNA from the exons ATGGATTCCTATCATTTCCACTTTGACAGGATGAGTAACCTTGACCTACACCCTCTGAGTCTTCCAGTCAGTCGACTTTCCCCAGCCAAGTCCAGTAGTAGTATTGATCAGTATAACCATCACCACAGCAAAGGCGACTCAGCCTATAGCTCATTCTCCGGTGGTTCCACAGTCCCTGATTACCCTTCTCCTTTTCTACTGGATGAACTCCAGTCGCAAAACTTGCACTGCAAAGGTAAATACAAACCAAACTTTCTTAATTCAGATTCCAAGAGCATGGATCACCTTTACCGTTCCATGGAAACTGTTGCACAAAAACATCACTGGAGCAGCAGTGGCTTCTCTGACAATGAAGGTCCAGTTCATACGCATCCattaccaccaccaccaccacctcctcctgCCCGTCTGAACAGTTTTGTAACAACCAGGAACCTTGAAAACTCAAGGGCACGTCAGAGTCCAGAAGGACAACTTGCTGACCTTTCTACTTCACAACAGACAAGTAATTCAGAGGTCTGTGGTGTCCAGGCTGAGCCTGTCTATGGTCGCACATTTTCACAGCTTAACAATCACATCAGACAAGACCAGGAGGACAAGATGCTTGATCCACCAAAGTCTACAGGACTTTTAAATAGATTCCCCCAGCAAACCTGTCAACCAGAGCACTTGCAGCAGTCTAGGAGCAGCCAATCCGAAACCTATCGGAAGAGGTCGCATTCAGCTTATGGTAGACCTGTTTCTGAGCACCAGTGTTTTGTGAGTTCCTGCAATATGCCACAGAACATGATCAGTGGGAGTATTCAGCACAAAGGACCGTTTTATTTTGTTACCGGTGTCTTCAAGTCATCTGAGCCCAGTGTTTTGCAAGGTGTTGGTGACGGTGCAAGCGTGGAAACCCCCAGTGAGTGGTCTTCTAAAGCTCAGCGCCGAAGGCAGAGCTGTCCTGATGGTCCGAGCGGAAGACTGTTTTTCCAAGAGGAACACAAATTCAGCATTCAGAATGATGTTGAGGAACATCCTAATGACAAGGCACTTAATTCATCTTTCAAGTCAGACATTTCTGAAGATGTGGATGACCAGAGGGACATGAGTAGAGAAACTGGCAGGCATCACTCCACCAGCCACCCTATCTTCTTTTGTGGTCCGGAGGACAATTCAGTTGGTACAACGATGACCCCTGCTCAAATAAAGCAAGACCATACCAGTCACCCCAAGAAAGAGGAACCGATGACTAAAGCTTTGAGAAATCCCCAACTGGATATCCCAAGTGACAAGATCAGCAAGGAGGCTACCCCACTGTTATATCACCTCACAGGAGCAAGCAGGGTGTCATGTACAGACAAGTTCAAAAACAATAATGACTGTGGTTTAGAGGTCAAGAATCCTGACTCTGTCAAAGATAAAGATAAATCTGGAAATGATGAGCAAGCCTCTCCCAGCAGCGAATATAGGCAGAGTGAAATGTCTAAAGATAAACAGCCGAATGAATTCTTCTACCTGTGTGGTACATTAGATGACTCCTACAAGAAGTATTATAAGGAGAAACTGAAAGATGCCCAATCCAAGGTTTTGAGGGAGACTTCATTTAAAAGGAGGGATTTGCAGCTTTCTCAGCCCCGCAGGATCAAGCAGCAGACAGACAAAAAGCTTTCTGTCGAACCTTCCGGTCCTTCATTACAAGACAAACTTCCCAACTTGGAGGCTGTTCCTATGCCACCGCTACACAATCCTCAAGAGTCCAGCAAGGACCTTGGTCAGGAGATTGAAaatgcaattgaaaaaaaaacagagaagcCACAGAATATTGCTCAACCACAGGTGCCTCGGGTAGGGAGTAGGAAGCGTTTGACAGCGGATCAGAAGAAGCTCTCTCACTCTGAACCTGAGAAACTACACCAGCTGGCAGATGAACCGGCTCATGTGACCTGTCACTCTCTTGGCAATGAAGAAGACTGTCTTCTCTCGGAGGAAGATCACAGTCTAGTGGCTGCTAGACGGAAGGTGTTCGAAACACGGGGACGTGCTCAATCTGCCTCCACTTTCTCAAGACCAACTCTGAAGCACCTTCAGCATAAAGCCTTAGTGGCATACATGGAACGTAAAACTGGTCAAAAGGCCGCTGAGCCCCAGCGCCCCGTTCCACAAGTACCCAGCCACAGGGATTCAACTGCAGAGAGCTCCAGACATAATTCTGGCCTGTCGGACTCCAAGAAGCTCCACAGGCCTCTCTCCGCAGGTCAGATTCTTGACTCCGTGTCCAGTTCTGTTAAATACTCCCAGTTCATCACTGCCAAGCACTCAAGGCAGTCCAGCTGGATAGAGGAGTCCTCTACAGCAGGGAAGTCAGCCTCTGTGGAGAGTCTCCTGGACCAGCCTGAACAACCCAAGTTCTTTCGTACCCGAAGCACCTCGAATCCCCACGCTTTCCAG gtttggaaacaTCCAGACAAGTTTTCAGCCATTCATAATAAGGCTATTTCAAG TGTTCAAAGGAAAATAGAGGAAGACACAGTAGTCCATCAGAGTCACACAGCATCTGTCCCTGATGAGCGGCACGTACAAGTCCGAGCTTCAAGAGGGAAATCTATGGAAGAGCTTGGTGTATCCAGGGTCACGAGACCTGAAGTTCTCAGTAAAAGTTCAGAGCAGCTTGATCAAGTGCAGGGCGGACAGGTCATGCCTGCTACAGAGAGGAGAACGATGTCATTTCTAGCTGAAGGAAGACGCACACATAGGAGGATTCACAGCTCTGGAGAACACATGGAAAACTGTCAGGCAGGCCCTGAGAACCCACTCCTAACCCCTTTCGTAAAGCGTGTGTCATCTGGTGATGATGAAATCCATAGAGACGACAATGGACGAAAAGATAAAGAAGACATGGCTCTGTCGATGCCCAGTCGCTCCAGGCTAGAAGTCAG CAAGCAACAAGACATTTGTCCTCAAGATAAGACTGAGACATCTGTCTCTAATCAAGAGGTTTCTCTCGGTCACGGAGTCACGACAGATCCCAGTCTGTGGATCTCCGCTTCTGTGATAAATAAGACGGAGGCAAACTATTGGCCATCCACTGAAACACCAACTTCTGCTGAACCCCAGAACGCACCGTGTAGCCCATCTGATAAGAACAAAACCACGTCTATCACAACACCTCCTGGCATTCAGGAAACCGAGGCCAGCTTGGCACCCGCACTTTATAGGGAACAAGACGGGAACGTGAAGAAGGAAGACGGCGCTGTTGTGACTGAAGGGAGCTGTCCAGCGGACAAACTGGAGTGGGAGGTGCTGGTTCGGGACGTGGTCTCAGCTGACCAATCGTTAGCTCGCATTCTTTACCCCATAACCAATAGGAAGACAGCACTGATGCTGATGGAGCAGCTGTTGTCTGAGGATACGTTTCTAATGGAGGAGCACTACAGGAACAAACAGGAGCAGAGGGTTACTAACCCAGAAGAAGCTGCTCACAG cgcTGAGATGCCAGTAGATGAGAAACCACTGAACCTTTCCTCATCTGTGAACAATCAATCTGTCCTGAGCAACACAGATATCATCGATAAAAAG AGGCGGCTGATGGCACACATACAGGAGCACTTGAAGTGTCTGGAGGAAGTGCGCTCCGGCGTCCAGAGCGAGGAGAAGGTGAACGCAGAGCGAGGCCATGATCTGGAGGCTCTGGTACGAGACCGCTGTGTGTCAGCCGAGCTGGAGCGATACACACAGTTTATAGAGGACCTGGAGCGTGTGGTCAGTCTGCTGCTGTGTCTGTCGGCCCGTCTGGCCCGTGTGCAGAACGCCCTCAGCACCGCAGACGACAGCATGGACGCCGAGGAGAGA CAATCTCTGGACAGCCGCCACCGTCTCCTGTGCAAGCAGAGGGAGGACGCCAAAGACTTAAAGGACAACCTGGAGCGACGGGAGCGCGTGGTCTCCACCTTCCTCTCCAAACAGCTGACGGACACACAGCTGCAGGAGTACCAGCGCTTCATTCAGACCAAGGCCTCTCTACTCATCCGTCAGAAAGACCTGGATGAGAAACGGCGTTTAGGAGAGGAGCAGCTGGAGGCCTTACTCTGCAGTTTGCCTCCATCAGACTCCTGCACATGGCTCTGTAACGCCTGA